In Candidatus Hinthialibacter antarcticus, one DNA window encodes the following:
- a CDS encoding NADH-quinone oxidoreductase subunit J, producing the protein MIRKVDALLPSLLFYVFAGAVVGSAVFTAFTSNLVHAAFSLLFTFFGLACLYLYLGADFVGLAQVVIYVGGILVLLLFGVMFTGHQSAGTVKQTLNFKTAIVLMIVLFVMILPVVFKTAWPVAQVTDLQPAESTISEIANLLLGRYMLPFEVASLLLLVALIGAVVIARGEQKEDDADTPAA; encoded by the coding sequence ATGATCCGAAAAGTGGACGCACTGCTGCCTAGTTTACTCTTCTATGTGTTCGCGGGCGCTGTTGTCGGCTCCGCCGTCTTTACTGCTTTCACTTCGAACCTCGTTCATGCGGCGTTTTCGCTGTTATTCACGTTTTTCGGGTTGGCGTGTTTATATCTCTATCTAGGCGCCGACTTTGTCGGCCTTGCGCAAGTCGTCATTTATGTCGGCGGCATTCTGGTTCTGCTGCTGTTCGGAGTCATGTTCACCGGACATCAAAGCGCAGGGACGGTCAAGCAAACGCTGAATTTCAAGACGGCGATTGTTTTGATGATCGTCTTGTTTGTGATGATCTTGCCCGTCGTGTTCAAAACCGCTTGGCCTGTGGCGCAAGTGACAGACTTACAACCCGCTGAATCAACTATTAGTGAAATCGCCAATCTTCTTTTAGGGCGCTATATGCTTCCCTTTGAAGTCGCATCGTTGTTGCTGCTGGTCGCGTTGATCGGCGCGGTGGTGATTGCGCGCGGCGAACAAAAAGAAGACGACGCAGACACCCCGGCGGCGTAA
- the nuoK gene encoding NADH-quinone oxidoreductase subunit NuoK — protein sequence MAIGIEHYLVVSITLFLLGVFIITTQRNGIRVLMGVELVLNSANLNFVAFNRFMPNAALDGHIFAIFVIILAAAEAVIALAIVLAIYQQFSTVHLDEISNMKH from the coding sequence ATGGCAATCGGCATCGAACATTATCTGGTGGTTTCCATCACCTTGTTTTTGTTGGGCGTGTTTATCATCACGACCCAGCGCAACGGAATCCGGGTGTTGATGGGCGTCGAACTGGTTTTGAATTCCGCCAATTTGAATTTCGTCGCGTTTAACCGTTTCATGCCCAACGCCGCGTTGGATGGACATATTTTTGCCATTTTCGTAATCATTCTCGCCGCTGCAGAAGCGGTGATCGCGCTGGCGATTGTTTTGGCGATCTACCAGCAATTTTCGACCGTACATCTTGATGAAATCAGCAACAT